From Cellulomonas oligotrophica, a single genomic window includes:
- a CDS encoding YggT family protein, which translates to MGFVFSLLYLLVLVFFLLLLVRLVLDWVQVFARDWRPSGVVLVVAEATYTVTDPPLKALRRVLPPIGIGSIRFDLAFLVLALGCSLLLSVLASLAR; encoded by the coding sequence GTGGGATTCGTCTTCTCCCTGCTGTACCTGCTCGTCCTGGTCTTCTTCCTGCTCCTGCTGGTCAGGCTCGTGCTGGACTGGGTGCAGGTGTTCGCCCGCGACTGGCGCCCCAGCGGCGTCGTGCTCGTCGTGGCCGAGGCCACGTACACGGTGACGGACCCGCCGCTGAAGGCGCTGCGGCGGGTCCTGCCACCCATCGGGATCGGCTCGATCCGCTTCGACCTGGCCTTCCTGGTCCTCGCGCTCGGGTGCTCGCTCCTGCTCTCGGTCCTCGCCTCGCTCGCCCGGTAG
- a CDS encoding cell division protein SepF, with protein MAGALRKTMLYLGLADDRAEHDEYLDEYEETEAIVPEESYEAQVTPLHRTPRVAAVAPVTAGDASDLRRITTIHPRSYNDARKIGEAFRQGTPVIMNLTDMDDADAKRLVDFSAGLIFGLHGAIERVTSKVFLLSPAHVEVAGDRPAPEPATRSGFYNQS; from the coding sequence ATGGCCGGAGCGCTGCGCAAGACGATGCTGTACCTCGGCCTGGCCGACGACCGGGCCGAGCACGACGAGTACCTGGACGAGTACGAGGAGACGGAGGCGATCGTGCCCGAGGAGTCGTACGAGGCCCAGGTGACCCCGCTGCACCGCACGCCGCGCGTGGCGGCCGTGGCGCCGGTCACGGCAGGCGACGCGAGCGACCTGCGCCGGATCACCACGATCCACCCGCGGTCGTACAACGACGCCCGCAAGATCGGCGAGGCGTTCCGCCAGGGCACGCCCGTGATCATGAACCTCACGGACATGGACGACGCGGACGCCAAGCGGCTCGTCGACTTCTCCGCCGGGCTGATCTTCGGCCTGCACGGGGCGATCGAGCGTGTGACGAGCAAGGTCTTCCTGCTCTCGCCCGCGCACGTCGAGGTCGCCGGCGACAGGCCTGCGCCCGAGCCCGCGACCCGCTCCGGCTTCTACAACCAGAGCTGA
- a CDS encoding cell division protein FtsQ/DivIB, with the protein MTSPTTGATRQVTTYTVGPRFSGPVRPAVVSTTSQERFAERARARRNLARRQVAGVVGGVVAVAALAWLLLLSPVLALDVDEVVVTGAGTVVAVDQVLAVVEPSGGTPLPRLDTVGLRDALLEVPGVREARVMRVWPHGLAVQLVSREPVAAVPEPGGGDGWALLDEEGVQVGRADAPPEGLPAVDVPVGDERTLDAVLLVLEDLPQDLLAQVAGVSARTQDTVTMQLRDGDRVDWGSADETALKVAVLQALRASAEAASATVFDVSAPRMPITR; encoded by the coding sequence GTGACGAGCCCGACGACCGGGGCGACCCGGCAGGTCACGACGTACACGGTCGGGCCGCGGTTCTCCGGGCCGGTGCGCCCGGCGGTGGTCTCCACGACGTCGCAGGAGCGGTTCGCCGAGCGGGCCCGGGCGCGGCGCAACCTCGCGCGTCGTCAGGTGGCGGGCGTGGTGGGTGGCGTCGTGGCGGTCGCCGCGCTGGCGTGGCTGCTGCTGCTCTCGCCGGTGCTGGCGCTGGACGTCGACGAGGTCGTCGTCACCGGGGCGGGCACCGTGGTGGCGGTCGACCAGGTGCTCGCGGTGGTGGAGCCGTCGGGCGGGACACCGCTGCCGCGGCTGGACACCGTGGGCCTTCGGGACGCCCTCCTCGAGGTGCCGGGGGTGCGGGAGGCGCGGGTGATGCGCGTCTGGCCGCACGGTCTGGCGGTCCAGCTGGTCTCGCGGGAGCCGGTGGCGGCGGTGCCCGAGCCGGGCGGCGGTGACGGGTGGGCGCTGCTGGACGAGGAGGGCGTGCAGGTCGGTCGCGCGGACGCGCCCCCGGAGGGTCTGCCCGCCGTGGACGTGCCGGTCGGCGACGAGCGCACCCTGGACGCGGTGCTGCTGGTGCTCGAGGACCTGCCGCAGGACCTGCTCGCGCAGGTGGCGGGTGTGTCGGCGCGCACGCAGGACACGGTGACGATGCAGCTGCGCGACGGCGACCGCGTCGACTGGGGGAGCGCGGACGAGACGGCCCTGAAGGTCGCGGTGCTGCAGGCGCTGCGCGCGTCGGCCGAAGCGGCGTCGGCGACCGTCTTCGACGTGTCGGCCCCGCGCATGCCGATCACCCGTTGA
- the pgeF gene encoding peptidoglycan editing factor PgeF — MSIGFTPVDLGPGVLAGFTDRRGGVSRGPWAGLDLGTAVGDDPDDVATNRRLLAERVGAVVTFATQVHGARVVTVDRPAGSRGGPRAGAPTSPDDDGAGVGEADALVTATPGVAVGVYVADCLPVLLADAGAGVVAAAHAGRPGLLAGVVEAAVDAAVAAGARPDHLVAALGPCIAGRSYEVPEQMRADVARRVPAAASTTAWGTPAVDLRAGAEAVLRSRGVQILHRDDRDTFTDPDLYSHRRATTAPDPVAGARTGRLAGVVRLLPR, encoded by the coding sequence GTGAGCATCGGCTTCACACCCGTCGACCTCGGCCCCGGGGTGCTCGCGGGCTTCACGGACCGGCGCGGCGGCGTCAGCCGTGGCCCGTGGGCCGGGCTCGACCTCGGGACGGCCGTGGGCGACGACCCCGACGACGTCGCAACCAACCGGCGGCTGCTCGCCGAGCGCGTCGGGGCGGTCGTGACCTTCGCCACGCAGGTGCACGGGGCGCGGGTCGTCACGGTCGACCGTCCCGCCGGGTCGCGCGGCGGCCCGCGTGCGGGTGCGCCCACCTCGCCGGACGACGACGGCGCGGGGGTCGGCGAGGCGGACGCGCTCGTGACCGCGACCCCCGGGGTCGCGGTCGGCGTCTACGTCGCGGACTGCCTCCCCGTGCTGCTCGCGGACGCCGGTGCCGGGGTCGTGGCGGCCGCGCACGCCGGCCGGCCGGGTCTGCTCGCGGGCGTCGTCGAGGCGGCCGTCGACGCGGCGGTCGCCGCCGGTGCGCGGCCCGACCACCTCGTCGCCGCGCTCGGCCCGTGCATCGCGGGACGCTCCTACGAGGTCCCCGAGCAGATGCGGGCCGACGTCGCCCGCAGGGTCCCGGCCGCGGCGTCGACCACCGCCTGGGGGACGCCGGCCGTGGACCTGCGGGCGGGTGCGGAGGCCGTCCTGCGCTCGCGCGGTGTGCAGATCCTGCACAGGGACGACCGGGACACCTTCACCGATCCCGACCTGTACTCCCACCGGCGGGCCACGACCGCGCCCGACCCGGTGGCCGGAGCCCGCACGGGGCGCCTCGCCGGCGTCGTCCGGCTGCTCCCGCGCTGA
- a CDS encoding TraR/DksA family transcriptional regulator has protein sequence MPVDPATLPVRDGEDLWAEDEVEAVAAELASDRARLTAELAAADAELSDLLRNSGEGAGDDQADSGSSALEREHELTLVNNTRQLLEQTEHALDRLAAGTFGACEQCGEAIGKARLQAFPRATLCVRCKQREERR, from the coding sequence GTGCCGGTCGACCCGGCCACGCTGCCGGTGCGTGACGGTGAGGACCTGTGGGCGGAGGACGAGGTCGAGGCCGTCGCGGCCGAGCTCGCGTCCGACCGCGCACGGCTCACCGCCGAGCTCGCGGCCGCTGACGCCGAGCTGTCCGACCTGCTGCGCAACTCCGGCGAGGGCGCGGGGGACGACCAGGCCGACTCCGGCTCGTCCGCCCTCGAGCGCGAGCACGAGCTGACGCTGGTCAACAACACGCGCCAGCTCCTCGAGCAGACCGAGCACGCGCTCGACCGGCTCGCGGCCGGCACGTTCGGCGCGTGCGAGCAGTGCGGCGAGGCGATCGGCAAGGCGCGCCTGCAGGCGTTCCCGCGCGCGACGCTGTGCGTGCGGTGCAAGCAGCGCGAGGAGCGTCGCTGA
- the murC gene encoding UDP-N-acetylmuramate--L-alanine ligase, whose amino-acid sequence MAEPRVSVLLAGGGTAGHVNPLLSVADALRARHPDAVVAVLGTAEGLESRLVPEHGYTLEVVPRVPLPRRPTLDLLRLPGRLKDAVDAASDAISRHGAQVVVGFGGYVSTPAYLAAHRRGIPIVVQEQNARPGIANRLGARWADAVAVTFPGTALPGAQVTGMPLRASIERLAAERAADPWGTRVRAAHALGLDPSTTTLLVTGGSLGAVNVNRAVVGAAAALLGSGVQVLHLTGTGKTDDVRAALRGVAGADRYHVREYLTSMEQALAVADVVVARSGAGTVCELAALGIPAVYVPLPIGNGEQRLNAASVVAAGGGVLVDDAEFTPAWVRSHVVPLLGGAGHTDAHHVRAAMARAAAGAGVRDGADRVVRLVESLLPAGGSAPARSVTGSAVPHRPAALSPATVALPMLAPPDDDAWDDEGWTQDVQDDPTDDGREPGTAATPAPEPTTTLADLGRRVHLVGVGGAGMSAIAPLLAARGLQVSGSDAHDGPALAGLRAAGVRVHVGHEAGLVDGVDTLVVSSAVRETNPELARARERGVRVLHRSQALAALMADRDAVAVAGAHGKTTTSAMVATALVEVGADPSFAIGGVVRSASGTLGGSRHGAGPFVAEADESDGSFLAYAPLVAVVTNVEPDHLDHYGTREAFEDAFVAFAARIRPGGMLVACADDDGARRLVAAVRDDLASRDVVVVTYGRAADADVRVSEPRPTQDERWEVEVTPRGERPVRLRLRVPGAHNALNAAAAWCALRRLGAAPETAARGLDAFVGTGRRFEDRGTVGGVRVVDDYAHHPTEVAALLRAARQVVGGGRVLALFQPHLYSRTRTFASQFGRAFDLADLVVVTDIYAAREDPEPGVTGALVVAHVPTPDRARFVADKVAAARLLADQARPGDLLLTVGAGDVTELGAVVLARLRERAGVGRA is encoded by the coding sequence GTGGCTGAGCCGCGCGTGTCCGTGCTGCTCGCCGGCGGCGGCACCGCCGGGCACGTCAACCCCCTCCTCTCGGTGGCCGACGCCCTGCGCGCCCGGCACCCCGACGCCGTCGTCGCCGTGCTCGGCACCGCCGAGGGCCTCGAGTCGCGGCTCGTGCCCGAGCACGGGTACACCCTCGAGGTCGTGCCGCGCGTCCCGCTGCCGCGACGGCCCACGCTCGACCTGCTGCGGCTGCCGGGCCGGCTCAAGGACGCCGTCGACGCGGCGTCCGACGCGATCAGCCGCCACGGGGCGCAGGTGGTCGTGGGCTTCGGCGGGTACGTCTCGACGCCCGCCTACCTCGCCGCGCACCGACGCGGGATCCCCATCGTCGTGCAGGAGCAGAACGCCCGGCCCGGTATCGCCAACCGCCTCGGCGCACGCTGGGCCGACGCCGTCGCCGTGACGTTCCCCGGCACCGCCCTGCCTGGTGCGCAGGTGACGGGCATGCCGCTGCGCGCGTCGATCGAGCGCCTGGCCGCGGAGCGCGCCGCCGACCCCTGGGGCACCCGTGTCCGGGCCGCGCACGCCCTCGGGCTCGACCCGTCGACCACGACGCTCCTGGTCACCGGCGGGTCGCTCGGCGCCGTGAACGTCAACCGGGCCGTCGTCGGCGCCGCCGCGGCGCTCCTGGGCAGCGGCGTCCAGGTGCTGCACCTGACCGGCACCGGCAAGACCGACGACGTGCGCGCCGCGCTGCGCGGTGTCGCCGGCGCCGACCGCTACCACGTGCGGGAGTACCTCACGTCGATGGAGCAGGCCCTCGCGGTCGCGGACGTCGTGGTCGCCCGCTCGGGCGCCGGGACGGTCTGCGAGCTCGCGGCCCTCGGCATCCCCGCCGTGTACGTGCCGCTGCCCATCGGCAACGGCGAGCAGCGCCTCAACGCGGCGTCCGTGGTCGCCGCGGGCGGCGGGGTGCTCGTCGACGACGCCGAGTTCACACCTGCCTGGGTGCGCAGCCACGTGGTGCCGCTGCTCGGCGGCGCCGGGCACACCGACGCGCACCACGTGCGCGCGGCGATGGCGCGGGCCGCGGCCGGCGCCGGTGTGCGCGACGGCGCGGACCGGGTCGTGCGGCTCGTCGAGTCGCTGCTGCCCGCGGGCGGCAGCGCACCGGCCCGCTCGGTCACGGGCTCGGCCGTGCCGCACCGACCGGCGGCGCTGTCACCCGCCACGGTCGCGCTGCCGATGCTCGCGCCGCCGGACGACGACGCGTGGGACGACGAGGGGTGGACGCAGGACGTGCAGGACGACCCGACCGACGACGGGCGCGAGCCCGGCACCGCCGCGACGCCCGCGCCGGAGCCCACGACCACGCTCGCCGACCTCGGCCGCCGGGTGCACCTCGTCGGCGTCGGCGGTGCCGGCATGTCCGCGATCGCCCCGCTCCTGGCGGCGCGCGGGCTGCAGGTCAGCGGGTCCGACGCGCACGACGGCCCCGCGCTCGCGGGGCTGCGCGCCGCCGGGGTGCGGGTGCACGTCGGGCACGAGGCCGGGCTCGTCGACGGGGTCGACACGCTCGTCGTGTCCTCCGCGGTGCGCGAGACGAACCCGGAGCTGGCCCGGGCGCGCGAGCGCGGCGTGCGGGTCCTGCACCGGTCGCAGGCGCTCGCGGCCCTCATGGCGGACCGCGACGCGGTCGCGGTCGCGGGGGCCCACGGCAAGACGACGACGTCGGCCATGGTCGCCACCGCGCTCGTGGAGGTCGGTGCCGACCCGTCGTTCGCGATCGGCGGCGTGGTGCGCTCGGCGTCCGGCACGCTCGGGGGCAGCCGGCACGGGGCGGGTCCGTTCGTCGCGGAGGCCGACGAGTCCGACGGATCCTTCCTCGCGTACGCGCCGCTGGTGGCGGTCGTGACGAACGTCGAGCCCGACCACCTGGACCACTACGGCACGCGCGAGGCGTTCGAGGACGCGTTCGTGGCGTTCGCGGCCCGGATCCGGCCGGGCGGCATGCTCGTGGCCTGCGCCGACGACGACGGTGCGCGCCGGCTGGTCGCCGCCGTGCGCGACGACCTCGCGTCCCGCGACGTCGTCGTCGTGACGTACGGGCGCGCGGCCGACGCGGACGTGCGCGTCTCGGAGCCGCGCCCCACGCAGGACGAGCGCTGGGAGGTCGAGGTCACGCCCCGCGGCGAGCGCCCGGTGCGGCTGCGGCTGCGGGTGCCCGGGGCGCACAACGCCCTCAACGCCGCGGCTGCCTGGTGCGCGCTGCGCCGTCTGGGAGCGGCGCCGGAGACCGCTGCTCGCGGCCTCGACGCGTTCGTCGGCACGGGCCGCCGGTTCGAGGACCGGGGCACGGTCGGGGGTGTGCGCGTGGTCGACGACTACGCGCACCACCCGACGGAGGTCGCGGCGCTGCTGCGCGCCGCGCGCCAGGTCGTCGGCGGCGGTCGGGTCCTCGCCCTGTTCCAGCCGCACCTGTACTCGCGGACGCGCACGTTCGCGTCGCAGTTCGGGCGGGCCTTCGACCTCGCGGACCTCGTCGTGGTGACGGACATCTACGCCGCGCGCGAGGACCCGGAGCCGGGGGTGACCGGGGCGCTGGTCGTCGCGCACGTGCCGACGCCCGACCGGGCCCGCTTCGTCGCGGACAAGGTCGCGGCCGCGCGCCTGCTGGCCGACCAGGCGCGGCCGGGCGACCTGCTGCTGACGGTCGGCGCCGGTGACGTGACCGAGCTCGGCGCTGTCGTCCTGGCCCGGTTGCGCGAGCGTGCGGGGGTCGGCCGCGCGTGA
- the ftsZ gene encoding cell division protein FtsZ: MAAPQNYLAVIKVVGIGGGGVNAVNRMIEVGLKGVEFIAINTDAQALLMSDADVKLDVGRELTRGLGAGADPEVGKKAAEDHAEEIEDVLRGADMVFVTAGEGGGTGTGGAPVVARMARSLGALTIGVVTRPFTFEGRRRSVQADAGIDALRAEVDTLIVIPNDRLLSISDRSVSVLDAFHSADQVLLSGVQGITDLITTPGLINLDFADVKSVMQGAGSALMGIGFARGEDRAVQAAEMAISSPLLEASIDGAHGVLLSIQGGSDLGLFEINEAARLVQEAAHPEANIIFGAVIDDALGDEVRVTVIAAGFDGGGPVQRRDARALGQVSGSTPRQVPSVPTGPAIAAVPSPRPVQVPDEDLVPVGTLRPVAPEPVREVPTFLPSHHEPAPATGALEVPRILSEEPVRRERDELDVPDFLK, translated from the coding sequence GTGGCAGCTCCGCAGAACTATCTGGCGGTCATCAAGGTCGTCGGCATCGGCGGAGGCGGCGTCAACGCCGTCAACCGCATGATCGAGGTCGGCCTCAAGGGTGTCGAGTTCATCGCCATCAACACCGACGCGCAGGCGCTGCTGATGTCGGACGCCGACGTCAAGCTCGACGTCGGCCGCGAGCTCACGCGCGGCCTCGGCGCCGGCGCCGACCCCGAGGTCGGCAAGAAGGCCGCCGAGGACCACGCCGAGGAGATCGAGGACGTCCTGCGCGGCGCCGACATGGTCTTCGTCACCGCGGGGGAGGGCGGCGGCACCGGCACCGGCGGCGCACCCGTCGTCGCGCGCATGGCCCGCTCGCTCGGCGCGCTGACGATCGGCGTGGTGACGCGCCCGTTCACGTTCGAGGGCCGGCGCCGCTCGGTCCAGGCCGACGCGGGCATCGACGCCCTGCGCGCCGAGGTCGACACCCTCATCGTCATCCCCAACGACCGGCTGCTGTCGATCTCCGACCGGTCGGTCTCGGTCCTGGACGCGTTCCACTCGGCCGACCAGGTGCTGCTGTCCGGCGTCCAGGGCATCACCGACCTCATCACGACGCCCGGCCTGATCAACCTGGACTTCGCCGACGTGAAGTCCGTGATGCAGGGTGCGGGGTCGGCCCTCATGGGCATCGGCTTCGCCCGGGGCGAGGACCGCGCGGTGCAGGCGGCCGAGATGGCGATCTCCTCGCCGCTGCTCGAGGCCAGCATCGACGGCGCCCACGGCGTGCTGCTGTCCATCCAGGGCGGCTCCGACCTCGGTCTGTTCGAGATCAACGAGGCCGCGCGCCTCGTCCAGGAGGCCGCGCACCCCGAGGCCAACATCATCTTCGGTGCCGTCATCGACGACGCCCTGGGCGACGAGGTGCGGGTCACGGTGATCGCCGCGGGCTTCGACGGGGGCGGGCCGGTGCAGCGCCGCGACGCCCGCGCGCTCGGGCAGGTCAGCGGCTCCACGCCGCGGCAGGTCCCGTCGGTGCCGACCGGTCCCGCGATCGCGGCGGTCCCGTCGCCGCGCCCGGTGCAGGTGCCGGACGAGGACCTCGTGCCGGTCGGCACGCTGCGCCCCGTCGCACCGGAGCCGGTCCGCGAGGTCCCCACGTTCCTGCCGTCCCACCACGAGCCGGCGCCCGCGACCGGGGCCCTCGAGGTGCCGCGGATCCTGTCGGAGGAGCCCGTGCGTCGCGAGCGCGACGAGCTCGACGTGCCCGACTTCCTCAAGTGA
- a CDS encoding RluA family pseudouridine synthase: MSGTRALPVPDGLAGERVDAGLARLLGLSRTRAGQIAADGGVRVDGREVGKSDRLVAGAWLEVEIVEPAPAVEVEPEPVPGMRIVHDDDDLVVIDKPVGVAAHPSPGWTGPTVVGALVAAGYRVATSGPAERQGIVHRLDAGTSGLMVVAKSEHAYTALKRAFKERTVEKVYHALAQGHPEPTSGTVDAPIGRHPSSDWKFAVVADGKPSVTHYELLEMLPAASLLEIHLETGRTHQIRVHMAALRHPLVGDLTYGADPTLAARVGLTRQWLHAMRLGFEHPGTGSWFEVASDYPDDLAHALETLAAGWR; encoded by the coding sequence GTGAGCGGGACGCGGGCGCTGCCCGTCCCCGACGGGCTCGCCGGCGAGCGCGTCGACGCCGGTCTGGCCCGCCTCCTCGGGCTCTCCCGCACGCGTGCGGGGCAGATCGCCGCCGACGGCGGCGTCCGGGTCGACGGCCGCGAGGTCGGCAAGTCCGACCGGCTCGTGGCGGGCGCGTGGCTCGAGGTGGAGATCGTCGAGCCGGCGCCGGCCGTCGAGGTCGAGCCCGAGCCGGTGCCCGGCATGCGGATCGTGCACGACGACGACGACCTGGTCGTCATCGACAAGCCGGTGGGCGTCGCGGCCCACCCGTCGCCGGGCTGGACGGGTCCGACCGTCGTCGGCGCACTGGTCGCGGCGGGCTACCGGGTGGCGACGTCGGGCCCGGCCGAGCGGCAGGGCATCGTGCACCGCCTCGACGCCGGCACGTCCGGCCTCATGGTCGTCGCCAAGAGCGAGCACGCCTACACCGCCCTGAAGCGGGCGTTCAAGGAGCGCACGGTCGAGAAGGTGTACCACGCGCTCGCGCAGGGCCACCCCGAGCCGACGAGCGGCACGGTCGACGCGCCGATCGGGCGGCACCCGTCCTCGGACTGGAAGTTCGCGGTCGTCGCGGACGGCAAGCCGTCGGTGACGCACTACGAGCTGCTGGAGATGCTGCCGGCGGCGTCCCTGCTGGAGATCCACCTCGAGACGGGCCGCACCCACCAGATCCGCGTGCACATGGCGGCGCTGCGCCACCCGCTCGTGGGCGACCTCACCTACGGCGCCGACCCCACGCTCGCGGCCCGGGTGGGCCTGACCCGGCAGTGGCTGCACGCCATGCGGCTGGGGTTCGAGCACCCCGGGACGGGGTCGTGGTTCGAGGTGGCCAGCGACTACCCGGACGACCTTGCGCACGCCCTGGAGACCCTCGCGGCGGGCTGGCGCTGA
- a CDS encoding DivIVA domain-containing protein → MALLTADDVLNKKFQATKFREGYDQDEVDDFLDEVVNTLRDLQGENDDLKTKLAAAERRIAELSRAGAQQQAPAPKPEPAPVPEPQPVPVPAMQAPAPVVQAPVQVGGPGRGNEPESATGMLALAQKLHDDYVRSGQEESDRLVNEAKSRANRIVREAEETSQRTLGQLEQERSLLERKIDELRVFERDYRTRLKSYLENLLGDLENRGNALPPRAGQVPENQTI, encoded by the coding sequence ATGGCACTGCTGACCGCAGACGACGTCCTGAACAAGAAGTTCCAGGCGACCAAGTTCCGCGAGGGGTACGACCAGGACGAGGTCGACGACTTCCTGGACGAGGTCGTCAACACCCTGCGCGACCTGCAGGGCGAGAACGACGACCTCAAGACGAAGCTCGCTGCGGCGGAGCGGCGCATCGCCGAGCTCAGCCGGGCCGGTGCCCAGCAGCAGGCGCCCGCGCCGAAGCCGGAGCCCGCCCCGGTGCCCGAGCCGCAGCCGGTCCCGGTGCCGGCCATGCAGGCGCCCGCCCCCGTCGTGCAGGCCCCGGTCCAGGTCGGTGGCCCGGGCCGCGGCAACGAGCCCGAGTCGGCGACGGGCATGCTCGCCCTGGCCCAGAAGCTGCACGACGACTACGTGCGCAGCGGCCAGGAGGAGTCCGACCGTCTCGTCAACGAGGCCAAGTCCCGCGCCAACCGCATCGTGCGCGAGGCCGAGGAGACGTCGCAGCGCACGCTCGGCCAGCTCGAGCAGGAGCGGTCGCTCCTCGAGCGCAAGATCGACGAGCTGCGGGTCTTCGAGCGCGACTACCGGACGCGTCTGAAGAGCTACCTCGAGAACCTCCTCGGCGACCTGGAGAACCGCGGCAACGCGCTCCCGCCGCGTGCGGGCCAGGTGCCCGAGAACCAGACCATCTGA
- a CDS encoding FtsW/RodA/SpoVE family cell cycle protein, whose amino-acid sequence AQPSEAVKLALALWLGVVLARKLPLLHEWQHAVVPAVPVAGLAIGTVLLGHDLGTAMVMVLLVAGAMFVAGVPLRIFGAAAVLAGVGVAFLTIGSDNRMTRISSWLSGSCDVTNECYQTLHGGWGLATGGFGGLGLGESREKWSYLPAAHNDFIFAILGEELGLVGTLLVLVLFALLAAAMIRVIRRHEDPFVKITTAAICTWIIGQALINIAVVIGLAPVIGVPLPLVSAGGSALIMTMAALGVVISFARSEPGAPEALAARAGVVRRSLAVIGRTRG is encoded by the coding sequence GCCCAGCCGTCCGAGGCGGTCAAGCTCGCGCTCGCGCTGTGGCTCGGCGTCGTCCTGGCCCGCAAGCTCCCGCTGCTGCACGAGTGGCAGCACGCCGTGGTGCCCGCGGTGCCCGTCGCGGGCCTGGCCATCGGCACCGTGCTGCTCGGCCACGACCTCGGCACCGCCATGGTCATGGTCCTGCTCGTCGCCGGCGCCATGTTCGTCGCGGGGGTCCCCCTGCGCATCTTCGGCGCCGCGGCGGTCCTCGCCGGGGTCGGCGTCGCGTTCCTCACGATCGGCAGCGACAACCGCATGACGCGCATCTCCTCGTGGCTGTCCGGCAGCTGCGACGTCACCAACGAGTGCTACCAGACGCTGCACGGCGGCTGGGGGCTGGCCACCGGCGGGTTCGGCGGCCTCGGGCTCGGCGAGAGCCGGGAGAAGTGGTCGTACCTGCCGGCGGCGCACAACGACTTCATCTTCGCGATCCTCGGGGAGGAGCTCGGCCTGGTGGGCACCCTGCTGGTGCTCGTGCTGTTCGCGCTGCTGGCGGCGGCGATGATCCGCGTGATCCGCCGGCACGAGGACCCCTTCGTCAAGATCACCACGGCCGCGATCTGCACGTGGATCATCGGGCAGGCCCTCATCAACATCGCCGTCGTCATCGGCCTGGCGCCCGTGATCGGCGTGCCGCTGCCGCTGGTGTCCGCCGGCGGGTCCGCGCTCATCATGACGATGGCCGCGCTCGGCGTGGTGATCTCGTTCGCCCGCAGCGAGCCCGGGGCGCCCGAGGCGCTCGCGGCCCGTGCCGGCGTCGTGCGCCGCTCCCTCGCCGTGATCGGGCGGACCCGTGGCTGA
- a CDS encoding signal peptidase II — protein sequence MPTNDENDPAADVSAGPQQVAPPRRRHLLRLLTGLTAGVLLVDQLTKVWAVAALEEGERIPLLGELFGLQLIRNPGAALGIATGMTWVLTVVAVVVVVVVARASRRIGSTGWAVALGLLLGGALGNLVDRLVREPGVGSGHVIDFLAYWRLFIGNVADIAIVAAAVLVVLLTARGIHLDGTRDSDAGSDTDAESVAETDAGTGTRAVAETSARSDAGPDADVRTDVAQTEDPSKDRA from the coding sequence GTGCCCACGAACGACGAGAACGACCCGGCCGCCGACGTGAGCGCCGGTCCCCAGCAGGTGGCGCCGCCCCGGCGGCGCCACCTGCTGCGTCTGCTGACCGGCCTGACCGCGGGCGTGCTGCTGGTCGACCAGCTCACGAAGGTGTGGGCGGTCGCCGCCCTCGAGGAGGGGGAGCGGATCCCCCTGCTGGGTGAGCTGTTCGGTCTGCAGCTGATCCGCAACCCCGGCGCGGCGCTGGGCATCGCGACGGGCATGACCTGGGTGCTCACCGTCGTGGCCGTCGTCGTCGTGGTGGTCGTCGCGCGCGCCTCGCGCCGGATCGGCTCCACCGGGTGGGCCGTCGCGCTCGGTCTGCTGCTGGGTGGCGCGCTGGGCAACCTGGTCGACCGGCTGGTGCGCGAGCCCGGCGTCGGCAGCGGCCACGTGATCGACTTCCTCGCGTACTGGCGCCTGTTCATCGGCAACGTCGCCGACATCGCGATCGTCGCCGCGGCCGTGCTCGTCGTGCTCCTCACGGCCCGCGGCATCCACCTGGACGGGACCCGCGACTCCGACGCCGGGAGCGACACCGACGCCGAGAGCGTGGCCGAGACCGACGCCGGCACGGGCACCCGCGCCGTCGCCGAGACCTCCGCCCGCTCCGACGCAGGGCCAGATGCCGACGTCCGGACCGACGTGGCGCAGACCGAGGACCCGTCCAAGGACCGGGCGTGA